From Paenibacillus sp. PL2-23:
GCTTGTCCGCCATCAGATCGCCTAGAATGGGGATCAGACGCTGATCGATTTCAATCGCGGTAACCTTGCCCGCCTTCTCAGCCAGCCGCTGCGTCAGCGCTCCGATGCCCGGACCGATCTCCAGCGCTCCGCTGTCGCTGGATAGCTCTGCCGCGTCGACAATTCGGCTAAGGATATTGCCGTCAATCAGGAAATTTTGCCCCAGGCTCTTCTTGAAGGAGAAGCCGTACTTGGCCACAATGTCCTTCGTCCGCTTCGGCGTTCCAATATCGCCGGTCCCTCCCGGCCTTGCTTGCGCGCCCACGGGGGCCTGTCCATCCATGCTAGCCATTATGGTATCCCTCCTTGTTCTGCTCCATCTCTCTCAGCGCTTCCTCGAATTCCGCTTTCGTGATCCGGAAGCTTGTGCAGCGCTTGAAGAACTGCTTGCCGTTCGCATAGCCGATGCCCAGCAGCTTACCCATGGCGAGGCGCCTGTCCGCCGCTTCCGGATGCACGATCAAGCCCGCTTGGATCAGATCGTCCCAGCCAATCTCGCCTGATCCATCCTCCGTAGTGTCTGTGCGCAGCTCGGACAACGCCTGCTTAATCGCCTCCGGACTCGCGTTCTCAATGCCGATATCGCCTTTGTAGTATGCCTTCTCCTGGGGCAGGAACGCATGCTTGCAGCCCGGCACATGACGGGCTACAATCTTGCGTATCCGCTCACCCGCATGATCGGGATCGGTGAATATAATGACGCCTCTGCGCTCCATGGCGAGCGCGATGCGTCGCAGCACATCGTCTCCAATCGCAGAGCCGTTCGTCTCTATCGTATCAGCGGCTACGGCGCGCTTGATCGCTGCCGTATCGCATTTGCCCTCCACCACGATAACTTCCTTAATCACTGACTTCCGTCCTTCCTGTATGTTCCCATAGCCACAGCATATCCTACCTTTCCGGAACTTGCAAAAATAAGAGCTGCCTCCCGAGGTCTTATGCGACCCCGGGAAGCAGCCCTCCCGGTACCTATCCGATTAGCTGGCCGTCGGCTTGTTCGGTCCCAGAATATAGACCGTATAGCCTGTCTTCTTGCCAAATTTCGTAGCGTGACTGCTGCTATCGAAGTAGACGTCAATCTTATTGCCCTTTATAGCACTGCCCTTGTCCTCGGCTCGGCGGAAGCCGATGCCCTCGATATAGACCCACCAGCCAATAGGAATGACAGTCGGATCGACAGCGATGGTTCTTCCCTCACTGACGCGAGTGCCCGAGGCCGTAATGCCATATTGCGGATGGTCCTCCGTCTTGCCCGTCGACTCTACGCCAGCCGAATAAGCGGTCAGCGTCACGTTCTTGAGCACCTTCTTCGCTCCGAACGTGTAGCCGCCCTTGGTGACGGTCATGACGCTCGGGCTTTTGCTCGACAGCACAGTGACCTTCGGCTCAGGCTTCTTGGTGCCTACGACCACAACCTGATCCACAGCCGCTGTCTGTACAACTTCGCTGACGTTCTTCTTGGATACGAGCACGCCGTCCTCGTATATCTCCTGAACCTGCTCCACTACAACGCCTTCCTGGCCAGTCTGAATCACTTTCTCCTGGCCTTGAAGCAGGGTCGGGTCTTCCTTCTTCACGATAGAGAATGGCACGGCTTTCTCCAGCTCGGACACCTTCGTGTCCACACGCACTATAGTTACTTCGTCTTCCGCTTCCAACGCGCGGTCCAGCGGAGGACTTATTTGATCTTCACTTCGAAGGGATAGATTCAATTCCTCTATCGCCGCCTGTACCGTCTTCTCTGTCGTGTACACCGTTGATGTCTTGCCATCAGCCGTTACATGAACCGGAATCGCGTGATTCACCACGATACGGTCCCCGTCCTTAATCGGTGAATTAAGGGGAATGGATACCTCGTCATGAGGTCCAATTGTAATAGCTTGTTCATCCAGTAGGCGTTGCAGGACCCATTGCTTTGTTTCCACAACGGTTTCTTGTCCATTCACTACTACGGAGACGCTCTTGACAGCCGTTCCGTACAACAACACCAAAAACATGAAAGTCATAGCGATTGAGATTGTAGCGCTCAACATAATCAAACGCAGGTTTCCATGCTTCCATCGCATTGCGAAAGTCATGCTGGATGATCGTTTCCCATGGGTGTCCTTCATCGGGAGTAAGCCCACTTCTTCGGTCCTCCTTCATAGCCCCGCCGCCAAGTGTTACGCATGTTACAACTGACGCGACTATTAGAAAATTGGCGTGCAAGCACGCGCTCCAGTAAGCTTAGCATCTCACCCCCTCCTGATAACCCTATGTCGACGATGTCCCGTTTATTCTGGCATGTGGCGAAGATCTCGTCGAAAGGAAGAACGTGTGGTAGGCGCCTTAAGCGTTCACGATAGGATTAGGGGGAGGAGAGAAATATGAGGTCATGAGCCTGATTGCTAGCCTGGATTTCTAGGTGAAGCTGATCATTCCCTAGAATTTAACGAAAAGCTCTGATTTGAATGATACCTTCATCGGAGCCTTGCTGTAAAGAACCGATAAAATGCGATTTTCATGAAAAAAGCAGGAATTGTTTGAAAAAACGGTTGAAATCAGCCACTAAAATCAGTTTTATTGCTTGATTAGTCTTTATTTCTCTCGTTTTAGCTCGTTTTCATTCAAGTCCAAAACATTTTTTACCGTTTTCAGCTGTAATTTGAGCGATTTCCTCCATCGTTTTGCCCTTAATTTCGGCCGCGGCCTGGGCCACATAGGCTACATAAGCAGACTCATTTCGCTTCCCTCGAAATGGATGTGGTGTCAGATATGGGGAATCCGTCTCAATCAATAATCGGTCCATCGGCACTCTCTCCAGCACCTCTTTGGGCACCCTCGCATTCTTGTAAGTGACGGGTCCTCCGAACGAAATATAGAAATTCATATCGAGGCATAGCTTGGCCGTCTCCCAGCTCCCCGAGAAGCAGTGCATCACACCGCCAACCTCGGCCGCGTTCTCCTCCTGCAGAATGCGGACGATATCCTCATGCGCGTCGCGGTTATGAATGACGATCGGCTTCCCCACCTTCCGCGCAAGCTGGATTTGCTCCCGGAACACACGCTGCTGGACCTCCTTCGGCGAGGTGTCCCAATGATAATCCAGGCCGATCTCGCCGATGGCTACCACCTTCTCATGATTGCATAATGCCTCAATCCAGCCCAAATCCTCCGGCTTCATATGGATGCTCTCCACGGGATGCCAGCCAACCGCCGCGTATATGAAATCATATTTTTCCGCAAGCGCCATTGTTGTGGGAATCGTCTCCCGGTCGAAGCCGATATTAACCATAAGCTGGACGCCGGCAGCTCTTGCTCGTTCAATCACCGCCTCCCGGTCCTCGTCGAATTTGTAGGAATCGAGATGGGTATGC
This genomic window contains:
- the rnmV gene encoding ribonuclease M5; protein product: MIKEVIVVEGKCDTAAIKRAVAADTIETNGSAIGDDVLRRIALAMERRGVIIFTDPDHAGERIRKIVARHVPGCKHAFLPQEKAYYKGDIGIENASPEAIKQALSELRTDTTEDGSGEIGWDDLIQAGLIVHPEAADRRLAMGKLLGIGYANGKQFFKRCTSFRITKAEFEEALREMEQNKEGYHNG
- a CDS encoding ubiquitin-like domain-containing protein: MGLLPMKDTHGKRSSSMTFAMRWKHGNLRLIMLSATISIAMTFMFLVLLYGTAVKSVSVVVNGQETVVETKQWVLQRLLDEQAITIGPHDEVSIPLNSPIKDGDRIVVNHAIPVHVTADGKTSTVYTTEKTVQAAIEELNLSLRSEDQISPPLDRALEAEDEVTIVRVDTKVSELEKAVPFSIVKKEDPTLLQGQEKVIQTGQEGVVVEQVQEIYEDGVLVSKKNVSEVVQTAAVDQVVVVGTKKPEPKVTVLSSKSPSVMTVTKGGYTFGAKKVLKNVTLTAYSAGVESTGKTEDHPQYGITASGTRVSEGRTIAVDPTVIPIGWWVYIEGIGFRRAEDKGSAIKGNKIDVYFDSSSHATKFGKKTGYTVYILGPNKPTAS
- a CDS encoding TatD family hydrolase, which produces MNLPFLFDTHTHLDSYKFDEDREAVIERARAAGVQLMVNIGFDRETIPTTMALAEKYDFIYAAVGWHPVESIHMKPEDLGWIEALCNHEKVVAIGEIGLDYHWDTSPKEVQQRVFREQIQLARKVGKPIVIHNRDAHEDIVRILQEENAAEVGGVMHCFSGSWETAKLCLDMNFYISFGGPVTYKNARVPKEVLERVPMDRLLIETDSPYLTPHPFRGKRNESAYVAYVAQAAAEIKGKTMEEIAQITAENGKKCFGLE